TTGTTGGCCTGCACGAAGTTGCGGCTGACGGACACTCGGGTGTCGCCGTGCATGCGGTACAGGCCCACCAGCTCGTCCGTGCGCGCGATGGAGGCGCCCAGCACCAGCGCGCGCATGGCGATGTCGCCGTCCTGGTTGCGGGCCAGCTCCTCGTCCCAGCCGCCGGTGGGCTCGTACGCGTCCCGCCGCCACAGCACGGCGCAGGTGGGCACCCACGACGACTCCAGCCAGCCGCGCAGCGCCTGGTCGCGGTCCTCGCTGGGCGGCCCCGGGTCGCGGGCGGTGCGCACCCACCTGCCCCCGGCGTCCAGCTCCAGCTTGGCGGAGTCGCCGACCGCGATGGCCCCCGGCCGGCCGCGCGCCACGGCCACCAGGGCGGCCAGCGCGCCGGGGGTGATCACGTCGTCCGCGTCCAGGAACATCAGGTAGGCGCCGCGCGCCAGCTCGGCGCCGCGGTTGCGGGCGTGGCCGCCGCCCCGGTTGCGGTCCAGCCGCAGCGCGCGGACCCGGTCCGGGTGCCGGGCCACGAAGCCCTCGACGATGGCCCAGCTGCCGTCCGTCGACGCATCGTCCACCACGACGGCTTCCACCTCCGGGTGCGACTGCGCCAGGATGGAGTCCAGCGTGTCGGCCACGAACGCCTCGGCGTTGTGGCAGGGAACCACGACGGATACCAGGTCGGGTGGGGCGGTGGTGCTCATGGTGCTCCTGTCCGTGCAGCCGGGGCGTGCGGAAGCGGGCGCGCGGTGTGAACGCGGCGCCCGCGCAAGCGGAACTCGGTCGATGGTCCCCGGCGCGAGATTGCTACCGCTTTGCGGTGCACCGCCCGTGCCAGCGCACCGCGTCAGCCCGGGGGCTCCGCACGTGCGCCACCCAGCCGCCGCAGGGCCTCGGACAGGTAGGCGTCGCGGAACACCCCGGGCAGGGTGGACGGCACCCCCGGCCGCCTGGGTGGATGGTCCACGATCATCCGGTGCAGCACGTCCGCTTCGCGCGCCACGCCCCCGGTGCCGAACACGGGGCCGATGAACGGATGCCGCCGCAGCACGTCCGCCAGGAGCCCGCGGTCCAGCCCGAAGCCGTCGTACGGAAAGGCGAAGGGAACGCGCGACGCGCCGGACAGTTCGGCGGCCACCCGGCACGACTCCACGATCTCGTGCTCCACCCGCCCGGCCCCGTCGATGGACCCCAGGTGCCAGTGGAGCCGCGAGTGCCCGCCGAAGGCGAAGCCCTCCCGCGCCATCTCCTTCACCTGCTCCGCCGTCAGGTACGGCTGCGTCCCGAGGAACGCCTCCACGTCCACCCCGGCCAGCTCCACCAGCCGCGCCAGGGTGGCGTACGCGGGCGAGTCGGGG
This DNA window, taken from Longimicrobium sp., encodes the following:
- a CDS encoding glycosyltransferase family A protein; this encodes MSTTAPPDLVSVVVPCHNAEAFVADTLDSILAQSHPEVEAVVVDDASTDGSWAIVEGFVARHPDRVRALRLDRNRGGGHARNRGAELARGAYLMFLDADDVITPGALAALVAVARGRPGAIAVGDSAKLELDAGGRWVRTARDPGPPSEDRDQALRGWLESSWVPTCAVLWRRDAYEPTGGWDEELARNQDGDIAMRALVLGASIARTDELVGLYRMHGDTRVSVSRNFVQANKLQSQIRVLDRLVSMLEAQGRLPLFARSLSRSYHAVAMQGFQNGHWELGREWLGKGRALARSPAVSATPAGRALERVLGMERKERLVQRLAALGVMSRGRRTLAGLHARAVRETPP